The following coding sequences lie in one Mucilaginibacter sp. KACC 22773 genomic window:
- a CDS encoding tetratricopeptide repeat-containing sensor histidine kinase — MLCIAFFCALLFGACNYNNKDDGNYSKQFNAIYDTINNYHQLTKRQLVGTRYLDSAFKRLKNPFVNDRFRFYSFHFVYERKVAHNSKKALAYADSMLAMAKQSVTRRQYQVNYAEANFALGDAYFDLSQFSNAYKCFYQGYYIGKRLISNQILAEYTYRMGMVMFKQAHYLDAANFFKLSYSQSRAYKDDFRAFYQRQELLDNIGESYKNAGKADSASVYFKKTLEYIDSNNARFSNLAGMLETARGVVYGNQGDMALITGNYTLAEQMLKSSIAINFKKGNDNKDAQLTEIKLARLYLKLNRQKDLYLLLKNLRTQLDSLPNDDAEAGWNYLMSKYSQQNNDNTAALTYLKKYSAQKDSLVKLANSLKRTDVTTQQANYDKQSEIDSLKNNNKRQLIFIYIAVLLSVMAVIIIFLIFRNMKQSKRDMLAIKTLNEQINYQKENLVHTLNELHRGSREKDRILRTVAHDLRNPLGGIASLSAVMVTEDYTPDQLEMLSLIKDTSYNSLDLINEILEATNSATAPIKKEWVDINALTTNSVELLRFKAAEKHQSIKLHLPENPAQVFISREKIWRVISNLVTNAIKFSYDGDSITVGIKNHESGIEITVNDNGIGIPDKLKQQVFNMFTDAKRIGTAGEKSFGLGLSICQQIIEKHNGKIWLQSNPTDGTTFYVFLPFEAPVV, encoded by the coding sequence ATGTTATGCATAGCTTTTTTTTGTGCCTTACTTTTTGGAGCTTGTAACTATAACAATAAAGATGACGGTAACTATTCAAAGCAGTTTAACGCCATTTACGACACTATTAATAACTACCATCAGCTAACAAAACGGCAGCTTGTCGGCACGCGATATCTCGATTCCGCTTTTAAAAGGCTTAAAAATCCTTTTGTAAATGATAGGTTCCGCTTTTATAGTTTTCATTTTGTTTACGAAAGAAAAGTTGCCCATAACTCAAAAAAGGCTCTTGCTTATGCTGACAGTATGCTGGCTATGGCCAAACAAAGCGTAACGCGACGCCAATATCAGGTTAATTATGCCGAGGCCAATTTCGCCCTCGGCGATGCTTATTTTGACCTTTCGCAGTTCAGCAACGCTTATAAATGCTTTTATCAGGGATATTATATTGGCAAAAGGCTGATTAGCAATCAAATACTGGCCGAATATACCTACCGGATGGGCATGGTGATGTTTAAACAGGCGCACTACCTGGATGCGGCCAATTTTTTTAAGCTTAGTTATAGCCAAAGCCGGGCTTATAAAGATGATTTCAGGGCATTTTATCAACGACAGGAGCTGCTGGATAATATTGGCGAAAGTTATAAAAACGCGGGAAAAGCAGATAGCGCATCTGTCTACTTCAAAAAAACACTTGAATATATCGATAGCAATAATGCAAGATTTAGCAACCTGGCCGGAATGCTGGAGACTGCCCGTGGGGTAGTTTATGGCAACCAGGGTGATATGGCTTTGATAACAGGCAACTATACACTGGCCGAACAGATGCTTAAAAGCAGCATCGCCATCAATTTTAAAAAGGGTAATGATAACAAAGACGCTCAATTAACTGAAATAAAGCTTGCACGCCTGTACCTTAAATTAAACCGGCAAAAGGATCTTTACCTGCTACTTAAAAATCTGCGCACTCAATTAGACAGCCTTCCTAATGACGATGCAGAAGCCGGTTGGAATTATTTAATGAGTAAATACAGCCAGCAAAATAATGATAACACTGCGGCACTAACTTATTTAAAAAAGTACTCGGCACAAAAGGATTCATTAGTAAAGCTGGCCAATTCACTTAAGCGCACCGATGTAACAACGCAGCAAGCCAATTACGACAAGCAAAGCGAGATAGACAGCCTGAAAAACAACAATAAACGGCAGCTAATATTCATTTACATTGCTGTTTTATTATCTGTTATGGCGGTAATAATTATATTCCTGATTTTCAGAAATATGAAACAGTCAAAAAGGGATATGCTGGCTATCAAGACGTTAAATGAGCAAATAAACTATCAAAAAGAAAACCTGGTGCATACCCTTAATGAACTACACCGCGGAAGCCGGGAAAAAGACCGCATATTAAGAACTGTTGCACATGACCTCAGGAACCCGCTTGGTGGAATAGCGTCGCTTTCGGCGGTCATGGTAACCGAAGATTATACGCCTGATCAGCTGGAAATGCTCAGTCTGATAAAAGATACCTCTTACAATTCGCTCGACCTTATAAACGAGATATTAGAAGCTACTAATTCAGCCACCGCGCCTATTAAGAAGGAATGGGTTGATATTAACGCGCTGACAACCAATAGTGTAGAATTATTGCGCTTTAAAGCTGCCGAAAAACACCAGTCTATAAAACTTCACCTGCCCGAAAATCCGGCGCAGGTATTTATAAGCCGGGAAAAAATTTGGCGTGTTATCAGCAACCTGGTCACCAATGCTATTAAATTCAGCTACGACGGCGACAGTATAACAGTAGGCATAAAAAATCACGAAAGCGGTATCGAGATAACAGTAAACGACAATGGGATAGGCATCCCCGACAAGCTAAAACAACAGGTTTTTAATATGTTTACCGATGCCAAGCGGATTGGCACAGCCGGCGAGAAATCATTCGGTCTGGGCCTGTCCATATGCCAGCAAATTATAGAAAAGCACAATGGCAAAATTTGGTTGCAAAGTAATCCAACCGATGGCACAACTTTTTACGTTTTTCTGCCCTTTGAGGCCCCGGTGGTTTAG
- a CDS encoding acyl-CoA dehydrogenase family protein: MAKTDLYESPDYYQLDELLTEEHKLIRSSVRDWVKKELSPIIEDYAQKAEFPMQLVKGLAEIGAFGPTIPVEYGGAGLDYMAYGIIMQEIERGDSGIRSASSVQGSLVMYPIYAYGSEEQRKKYLPRLASGEIMGCFGLTEPDHGSNPGGMTTNIKDAGDHYILNGAKMWISNAPFADIAVVWARDENKKVRGLIVERGMEGFTTPTTHSKWSLRASATGELVFDNVKVPKENLLPNAIGLKGPLGCLNQARYGIAWGALGAAMDCYDTALRYSKERVQFGKPIAAFQLQQKKLAEMITEITKAQLLVWRLGVLKNENRATAAQISMAKRNSVETAINIAREARQILGGMGITGEYPIMRHMMNLESVITYEGTHDIHLLITGMDITGLDAFK; encoded by the coding sequence ATGGCTAAAACAGATCTGTACGAATCGCCCGATTATTATCAATTAGATGAATTGCTTACCGAAGAACATAAGCTTATCCGCTCGTCGGTACGCGATTGGGTAAAAAAGGAATTAAGCCCGATAATTGAAGATTATGCCCAAAAAGCAGAGTTCCCGATGCAGCTTGTAAAAGGCCTTGCCGAAATTGGCGCATTTGGCCCGACAATTCCGGTTGAGTATGGCGGTGCAGGCCTGGATTATATGGCTTACGGTATCATTATGCAGGAAATTGAGCGTGGCGATTCTGGCATTCGGTCGGCATCATCTGTGCAAGGCTCATTGGTAATGTACCCTATTTATGCCTACGGCTCTGAAGAACAACGTAAAAAATACCTGCCCCGCTTAGCATCCGGCGAAATCATGGGCTGTTTTGGGCTCACCGAGCCCGATCACGGATCAAACCCTGGCGGAATGACAACCAATATAAAAGATGCCGGCGATCATTATATCCTGAATGGCGCCAAAATGTGGATCTCCAACGCTCCATTTGCCGATATTGCTGTTGTTTGGGCCCGCGACGAGAATAAGAAGGTACGAGGATTAATAGTGGAGCGCGGTATGGAGGGCTTTACTACACCTACAACGCACAGCAAATGGTCGTTAAGAGCATCGGCTACCGGCGAATTAGTTTTTGATAATGTTAAAGTACCTAAGGAAAACTTATTGCCCAATGCCATCGGTTTAAAAGGCCCGCTCGGTTGCCTTAACCAGGCACGCTACGGTATTGCCTGGGGTGCACTTGGTGCCGCTATGGATTGTTATGATACCGCTTTAAGATATTCGAAAGAGCGTGTTCAGTTTGGGAAACCAATAGCGGCATTTCAGCTGCAGCAAAAAAAATTGGCCGAGATGATAACCGAGATAACCAAAGCCCAGTTATTGGTTTGGCGTTTAGGTGTGCTCAAAAATGAGAACAGGGCTACTGCTGCCCAAATTTCGATGGCCAAGCGTAACAGTGTAGAAACCGCCATCAATATAGCCCGCGAAGCCCGGCAAATACTGGGTGGCATGGGCATCACCGGCGAGTACCCTATTATGCGGCATATGATGAACCTTGAATCGGTAATTACTTATGAAGGCACACATGACATTCACTTGTTGATAACAGGAATGGATATTACTGGCCTTGATGCATTTAAATAG
- the folB gene encoding dihydroneopterin aldolase, with protein sequence MTTIALQGAEFFAYHGFYPEEQKIGCRFLVDITVDFIPQTEPADDELKHTVDYEKVYYMACEEMKHSRKLIETVAQAILDRIKRKYPYVDSISVEIKKLNPPLLGKVTHSAVTVNYNKQ encoded by the coding sequence ATGACTACTATTGCCCTGCAGGGTGCAGAATTTTTTGCATACCATGGATTTTATCCCGAAGAACAAAAAATAGGCTGCCGTTTCCTGGTAGATATAACAGTTGATTTTATACCCCAGACTGAACCAGCCGACGACGAGCTTAAACACACTGTTGATTACGAAAAGGTTTATTATATGGCCTGCGAGGAAATGAAACATTCGCGCAAACTGATAGAAACCGTAGCACAAGCTATCTTAGACAGAATAAAAAGAAAATACCCATACGTAGACAGCATTAGTGTGGAAATAAAAAAGTTAAACCCACCGTTGTTGGGTAAGGTAACTCACTCGGCTGTTACTGTTAACTATAACAAGCAGTAA
- a CDS encoding FAD-binding oxidoreductase, whose amino-acid sequence MEYNKITPSILDAIIAIVGAGNVISRHDELEKYSHDETEDLVYYPEVVARPQMPGEVSALMKLCYDNLIPVTPRGAGTGLSGGALAIKGGLLIAMERFNKVLEIDEANLQATVEPGVITEEFMNQAAAKGLLYPVDPASKGSCFIGGNVSHGSGGPRVVKYGTIREYILNLQVVLPSGEIIWTGANTLKYASGYNLTQLFIGSEGTLGIITKIVVKLIPLPTLDALMLASFATNEAACAAVSAIFRAGIVPSALEFMERRGVEWVKEHDDIAFDLQDDIQAFLLIEVDGNNQDVIFADCEKINAVLEAYDCKDVLFADSSAQKEELWRLRRTMAVSVKSNSVYKEEDTVVPRAELPQLIKGIKEIGGKYGFESVCYGHAGDGNLHVNIIKANMSDEDWNSKLKFGIKEIFELTVGLGGTLSGEHGIGLVQKDFMPIKYSEVHFALWRGIKSIFDPKGILNPGKIF is encoded by the coding sequence ATGGAATATAATAAAATAACACCATCGATATTAGATGCCATTATAGCTATTGTTGGCGCCGGCAACGTTATCAGCCGGCATGACGAGCTTGAAAAATATAGTCACGACGAAACGGAAGACCTGGTTTATTACCCGGAAGTAGTTGCTCGCCCGCAAATGCCCGGGGAGGTTTCGGCATTAATGAAACTTTGTTATGACAACCTGATCCCTGTTACCCCTCGTGGTGCCGGTACTGGCTTAAGCGGCGGCGCCCTGGCTATTAAAGGCGGTTTGCTGATAGCGATGGAACGCTTTAATAAGGTTCTGGAGATTGATGAGGCTAATTTACAGGCCACGGTTGAGCCAGGGGTTATTACCGAAGAGTTTATGAACCAGGCTGCTGCTAAAGGCCTGCTTTACCCTGTTGACCCCGCAAGCAAAGGAAGTTGCTTTATAGGGGGCAATGTGTCCCATGGCTCGGGTGGACCAAGGGTGGTTAAGTATGGTACCATTCGCGAATATATATTGAACCTGCAGGTGGTTTTACCATCAGGTGAAATTATCTGGACAGGGGCAAATACGCTTAAGTATGCGTCGGGTTATAATTTAACCCAATTATTCATCGGTTCGGAAGGTACGCTGGGTATTATTACCAAAATTGTTGTGAAGCTGATTCCATTGCCAACATTGGACGCCTTGATGCTGGCCTCATTTGCGACTAATGAAGCTGCCTGCGCAGCTGTTTCTGCCATATTTCGTGCAGGTATTGTGCCATCAGCATTGGAGTTTATGGAGCGGAGAGGAGTGGAGTGGGTGAAAGAGCATGATGATATCGCGTTTGATTTACAAGATGATATCCAGGCCTTTTTGCTGATTGAAGTAGATGGAAATAACCAGGACGTGATTTTTGCCGACTGCGAAAAAATTAACGCCGTGTTAGAAGCGTATGATTGCAAAGATGTGCTCTTTGCCGATTCATCGGCCCAAAAAGAGGAGTTATGGCGGTTGCGCCGGACTATGGCCGTGTCGGTAAAATCAAACTCGGTTTATAAAGAAGAAGATACCGTAGTGCCCCGCGCCGAATTGCCACAACTGATTAAAGGAATAAAAGAGATTGGCGGCAAATATGGCTTTGAATCAGTATGTTATGGCCACGCAGGTGATGGGAATCTGCATGTAAATATCATTAAGGCCAACATGAGCGACGAGGATTGGAACAGCAAACTCAAATTCGGCATCAAAGAGATTTTCGAACTTACAGTTGGGCTGGGCGGCACCTTGTCCGGTGAACATGGCATCGGTTTGGTGCAAAAGGATTTTATGCCGATAAAGTACTCGGAGGTGCATTTTGCCCTTTGGCGCGGTATCAAGAGCATATTTGACCCGAAGGGGATTTTAAATCCGGGGAAGATTTTTTAA
- a CDS encoding rhomboid family intramembrane serine protease — MAVGFTPKFVEEYPLDNLSTAQFLVIVHESVNDLGWETSYVSPTGIIAYTANGVFGWNAIIRITIENDTATVKSSSAGSEMFDFGRNKKAVKSLVEAIDEFKSKLSAEDIEEKHLQLSANFPPAGDDYLKLPPQGTAEQINGFLTIFKPQSGYFVTPVLFNLNILVFILMAIKGVDMLSPTVADLLQWGANFKPLTLDGQWWRLLTNVFLHIGILHLLLNMYALVYIGLLLEPHLGKLRFITAYLLTGLLASITSLWWHENTVSAGASGAIFGMYGVFLAMLTTDLIEKSTRRALLTSIAVFVGYNLLNGLKSGVDNAAHIGGLVGGLIIGYCFTLSLKKPADIRLKHSLIAILTIITLITCGWIYKAMPNDIGDYDKGMEMFTSNETRALEVYNMKGAPRPKVLTAIKKGIGYWNEDIKILERVDKLSVPEPIKMRDKKLKQYLDLRIKSFEIMYKAVDENTDKYNADMNYYNHQIQVIIDSMKAVE, encoded by the coding sequence ATGGCTGTAGGATTTACACCAAAGTTTGTAGAGGAATATCCTCTTGACAATTTGTCGACAGCTCAATTCCTGGTAATTGTCCACGAATCGGTTAACGACCTGGGCTGGGAAACCAGTTATGTAAGTCCAACCGGCATTATAGCTTACACAGCTAATGGTGTTTTTGGCTGGAACGCCATCATCCGCATCACTATTGAAAACGACACGGCAACTGTAAAAAGTTCCTCGGCCGGGAGTGAGATGTTTGACTTTGGCCGTAATAAAAAAGCGGTAAAGAGCCTGGTTGAAGCTATAGATGAATTTAAAAGCAAACTTTCTGCCGAAGACATTGAAGAAAAACACCTGCAGTTATCTGCAAACTTTCCGCCGGCCGGCGACGATTATTTAAAACTGCCGCCACAGGGTACTGCTGAACAAATAAATGGGTTCCTCACTATATTTAAACCGCAATCGGGCTATTTTGTAACGCCTGTACTATTTAATTTAAATATCCTGGTGTTTATACTTATGGCCATAAAGGGTGTAGATATGCTATCGCCCACCGTTGCAGATCTATTACAATGGGGGGCCAATTTCAAGCCTTTAACATTAGATGGCCAATGGTGGCGGTTGCTAACCAATGTGTTTTTACACATAGGCATTTTGCATTTACTGCTCAACATGTACGCACTTGTTTACATAGGTCTACTTTTAGAACCGCACTTGGGTAAGCTAAGGTTTATTACCGCTTACTTGTTAACCGGGTTGCTTGCCAGCATTACCAGCCTCTGGTGGCACGAAAATACGGTGAGCGCAGGTGCTTCGGGTGCTATTTTTGGCATGTATGGGGTATTTTTAGCCATGCTTACAACAGATTTGATCGAAAAATCTACCCGCCGTGCCTTACTTACCAGCATAGCTGTGTTTGTTGGCTATAATTTACTTAATGGCCTAAAAAGCGGAGTCGACAACGCCGCCCATATAGGTGGCCTGGTAGGCGGTTTAATAATTGGCTATTGTTTTACCCTGAGCCTCAAAAAGCCCGCCGACATCCGGTTAAAACATTCGTTAATAGCCATATTAACTATAATTACGCTTATAACATGTGGCTGGATATATAAAGCTATGCCTAATGATATTGGAGATTATGATAAAGGGATGGAGATGTTTACCAGCAATGAGACCAGGGCTTTAGAGGTTTACAATATGAAAGGTGCACCACGCCCAAAGGTACTTACAGCAATAAAAAAGGGTATCGGTTATTGGAATGAAGATATTAAAATATTAGAAAGAGTAGATAAACTGAGTGTTCCTGAACCAATAAAAATGCGCGATAAAAAACTAAAGCAATACCTTGATCTGCGGATTAAAAGTTTTGAGATAATGTACAAGGCAGTCGACGAAAACACAGACAAGTATAATGCGGATATGAATTATTACAATCACCAGATTCAGGTTATCATTGATAGCATGAAGGCAGTAGAGTAA
- a CDS encoding acyl-CoA thioesterase, whose protein sequence is MAEKLSDYKFKTDIPIRFSDIDSLGHVNNAIYLTYFEIARTNYWKDAIGWDWNNAGIIIGRSEINYLKQITVQDKIACYVRTIRIGNSSFDVMHVLVKITPQGEEIVTTGKTVCISYDYAANKSVSIPPDERRSMIAYDEPRLILNTN, encoded by the coding sequence ATGGCCGAAAAACTCAGCGATTACAAATTTAAAACTGACATACCTATCCGTTTTTCGGATATTGATTCATTAGGACACGTTAACAACGCCATATATTTAACTTACTTTGAAATAGCAAGGACCAACTATTGGAAAGACGCCATAGGTTGGGATTGGAATAATGCCGGCATTATTATAGGCCGCTCAGAGATCAATTATCTAAAACAAATTACTGTTCAGGATAAAATAGCCTGCTACGTGCGCACCATACGCATAGGCAACAGCAGCTTTGACGTGATGCATGTATTGGTAAAAATAACCCCGCAGGGCGAAGAAATTGTAACAACCGGCAAAACAGTTTGCATCAGCTATGATTACGCCGCCAATAAATCAGTTTCAATCCCGCCGGATGAACGCAGGAGTATGATTGCATATGATGAGCCGAGATTGATATTGAATACAAATTGA
- a CDS encoding Hsp20/alpha crystallin family protein, with the protein MTLVKFNNGLKNNARGPFFNDVFDSILNDSFLGDKLVARIPAVNISETENEFQVELAVPGLKKEDLKISLDKNVLTVAAEKKTENVEEGKKFSKREYSYNSFSRSFTLPESADHSKIEADYTDGILTLTITKKEEAKFQSREIAVK; encoded by the coding sequence ATGACTTTAGTAAAATTTAACAACGGATTAAAAAACAACGCGAGAGGCCCATTCTTTAACGATGTATTCGATTCAATTTTAAACGATTCGTTCCTTGGCGATAAACTGGTAGCCCGCATACCTGCCGTAAACATCAGCGAAACTGAAAATGAATTCCAGGTTGAATTGGCTGTACCAGGCTTAAAGAAAGAAGATTTGAAGATCAGTTTGGATAAAAACGTATTAACCGTAGCAGCTGAAAAGAAAACTGAAAACGTTGAAGAAGGTAAAAAATTCAGCAAACGCGAATACAGCTACAACTCATTCAGCAGGTCGTTTACCTTGCCCGAAAGTGCTGATCATTCAAAAATCGAAGCAGACTATACCGATGGTATCCTGACTTTGACCATTACCAAAAAAGAAGAAGCTAAATTTCAATCGAGAGAAATAGCTGTAAAATAA
- a CDS encoding SAM hydrolase/SAM-dependent halogenase family protein, with the protein MIKKLLTILLISITGLSYAQNKIVVFQSDFGVKDGAVSAMKGVATGVSADLKLYDLTHEIPAYNIWEASYRLYQTVNYWPAGTVFVSVVDPGVGTARKSVVLKTKTGQYIVTPDNGTLTLIAESLGIAEIRQIDEARNRRKGSEKSYTFHGRDVYAYTAARLAAGVITYEQVGPELPKQVVKIPYQKALLENGTLKGTIDILDIQYGNLWTNIGDDLVKQMGVKVGDTLHMVIYQNGEKKFEGDAPYSDTFGEVAKGKPLAYMNSLMQLSFALNQGSFADIYKIGSGSDWSVVVSKK; encoded by the coding sequence ATGATTAAAAAGCTACTTACCATTCTTTTAATTTCAATTACCGGTTTATCCTATGCCCAAAACAAAATTGTAGTTTTCCAATCCGATTTTGGCGTAAAAGATGGCGCTGTATCGGCCATGAAGGGCGTTGCCACCGGTGTTTCTGCCGATTTAAAACTTTATGATCTCACACACGAGATTCCTGCTTATAACATCTGGGAAGCATCATACCGCCTCTATCAAACTGTAAATTACTGGCCTGCAGGTACGGTATTTGTTTCGGTAGTGGATCCTGGGGTAGGTACCGCCCGTAAATCTGTTGTGCTCAAGACCAAAACGGGCCAATATATTGTTACGCCGGATAATGGCACATTAACGTTGATAGCTGAATCGCTGGGAATAGCCGAAATCAGGCAGATTGATGAGGCGCGCAATCGCCGTAAGGGGTCCGAAAAATCATACACCTTTCATGGCCGCGACGTATATGCCTACACAGCCGCACGCCTGGCGGCCGGTGTTATTACTTATGAGCAGGTAGGGCCCGAACTGCCTAAGCAAGTGGTGAAAATTCCGTATCAAAAAGCCCTGTTAGAAAACGGAACGCTGAAAGGCACTATCGACATCCTTGATATTCAATATGGCAACCTGTGGACAAACATAGGCGATGACCTGGTGAAGCAAATGGGCGTTAAAGTAGGGGATACCCTTCATATGGTAATTTACCAAAATGGCGAAAAGAAATTTGAAGGCGATGCTCCATACAGCGATACTTTTGGCGAGGTAGCAAAAGGTAAGCCTTTGGCGTACATGAATAGCTTAATGCAACTGTCTTTTGCCTTAAACCAGGGCAGTTTTGCCGACATTTATAAAATAGGCAGCGGAAGCGACTGGAGCGTGGTAGTGAGCAAGAAGTAG
- a CDS encoding fatty acid desaturase, giving the protein MKTDTPFEPIETPDIHFLRRIEVLKKHPEVKQLMGYDPWAAVLTFFIVVGQISFAWGVSIWFPFFGTYWWQIILLSYVVGGTMNHWSAMAVHEMAHNLMLKTPAQNKALAIFANIPVLVPGAIAFRTHHMKHHSHLGIEHVDNDFPSHWEVKMVGKSGIRKFIWLFFYIFFLFLVRGFATKPTKWEWANIVTLIITDVLIFVFLGKIAIIYLFLSTLWGFSLHPAAGHFIHEHFIFEEGQETNSYYGWLNWVCFNVGYHNEHHDIMNIPGRFLPKYYKITKEFYQHLDSTHSWTRMFYDFITKPNLGADKRYVRTEQVRKQGIKMAEEMKRSREMA; this is encoded by the coding sequence ATGAAAACTGATACTCCTTTTGAACCAATTGAAACGCCGGATATACATTTTTTGCGCCGGATAGAAGTATTAAAGAAACACCCCGAAGTAAAACAATTAATGGGCTATGATCCGTGGGCCGCAGTGCTTACATTTTTCATCGTGGTAGGGCAAATTAGCTTTGCATGGGGTGTTAGTATATGGTTTCCTTTCTTTGGAACATATTGGTGGCAAATTATCCTGCTATCATACGTGGTGGGCGGCACCATGAACCATTGGTCGGCCATGGCCGTGCACGAAATGGCACACAACCTGATGCTGAAAACGCCTGCACAAAATAAGGCACTGGCCATATTTGCCAATATCCCGGTTTTGGTGCCGGGCGCTATCGCCTTTCGTACACACCATATGAAGCATCACTCCCACCTGGGCATCGAGCATGTTGATAATGATTTCCCGAGCCATTGGGAAGTGAAAATGGTAGGCAAATCGGGGATCCGGAAATTCATCTGGCTGTTTTTTTACATATTCTTCCTGTTTTTGGTGAGGGGATTTGCTACCAAACCAACCAAATGGGAATGGGCCAACATCGTTACGCTGATTATTACCGATGTATTGATATTTGTGTTTTTAGGGAAAATTGCCATTATCTACCTCTTTCTATCCACCTTGTGGGGATTCAGCCTGCATCCCGCAGCCGGGCATTTTATTCATGAGCATTTTATATTTGAAGAAGGACAGGAAACCAATTCGTACTATGGATGGCTCAACTGGGTTTGTTTTAATGTAGGCTACCATAATGAACACCATGATATCATGAACATACCAGGCAGGTTTTTGCCTAAGTATTATAAAATTACCAAAGAGTTTTACCAACACCTGGATTCGACCCACTCCTGGACGCGCATGTTTTATGATTTTATTACCAAGCCCAATTTGGGCGCCGATAAACGTTACGTACGAACAGAACAAGTGAGAAAGCAAGGAATAAAAATGGCCGAAGAAATGAAGCGAAGCCGGGAGATGGCGTAG
- a CDS encoding OmpA family protein — MKFLKAPLFLSLIALVAVTFPACKAKKLAEKPAPVETEKMYAPAPKPTPPPAAAPAPTPPPAPAKPNYNFTNIQFEFNSAVLKTASYQALDQAVIEMKKDPSAKFVLNGNSSAEGTDERNMELSVQRANSVKTYLANSGISADNLTVKGYGESKPIADNTTEEGRVLNRRVEIKLVQ; from the coding sequence ATGAAGTTTTTAAAAGCCCCTTTATTTTTATCGCTTATTGCTTTAGTAGCCGTCACTTTTCCTGCTTGTAAAGCCAAGAAATTAGCCGAAAAACCTGCTCCTGTTGAAACCGAGAAAATGTACGCGCCGGCACCGAAGCCAACCCCGCCGCCTGCTGCTGCACCTGCGCCAACCCCGCCGCCTGCACCTGCTAAGCCAAATTATAATTTTACCAATATCCAGTTTGAATTTAATTCGGCAGTGTTAAAAACCGCGTCATACCAGGCGCTTGACCAGGCTGTTATAGAAATGAAGAAAGATCCATCGGCAAAATTCGTTTTAAATGGAAATTCATCTGCCGAAGGTACCGACGAACGTAATATGGAATTATCTGTTCAGCGTGCCAACTCGGTTAAAACCTACCTGGCAAATAGCGGCATCAGTGCAGATAACTTAACAGTTAAGGGCTATGGCGAAAGCAAACCCATTGCCGATAACACAACCGAAGAAGGCCGTGTTTTGAACCGCAGGGTGGAGATTAAGCTTGTGCAATAG